The following proteins are encoded in a genomic region of Streptomyces gobiensis:
- a CDS encoding glycoside hydrolase family 5 protein translates to MNSHTDNDNFPTAPMNEEKKRSPLTRRVKVGIAAAVVAVAAVGGTAVALNASSSSSSDSGVLGSTGQPQGPLSTNKGDIVDADGNKVLLTGVNWFGAETGTFAPHGLWERNWESMLDQMVDTGFNTMRLPYSNEIFDKASKPNGIDYKKNADLKGLNGEQIMDKIVEGATDRGMMVILDRHRPDQYGQSELWYNEKVSEKQWIADWTKLAKRYKGNNLVIGADLHNEPRGQATWGDGNPKTDWKMAAEKAGNAIHKVNPDWLIFVEGVDKFKDESFWWGGELRGAKQHPVKLKQPNKVVYSPHDYGPGVYNQNWFMDKNFPDNMPGIWKKHWAYLKHEDTAPLMLGEFGGRKTAGKSTEAVWQNKLMDYLKKNEINYTYWSWNPNSGDTGGVLKNDWKTLDKNKVKMLSNYMNPLPQAEAKKSEKASK, encoded by the coding sequence ATGAATTCCCACACGGACAACGACAACTTCCCGACCGCGCCGATGAACGAAGAGAAGAAGCGCAGCCCGCTGACCCGCCGGGTCAAGGTGGGTATTGCGGCAGCGGTTGTTGCGGTCGCCGCTGTGGGCGGTACCGCGGTCGCTCTTAACGCCAGCTCCTCCTCTTCCTCCGACTCCGGAGTGCTTGGTTCCACCGGACAGCCGCAGGGCCCCCTGAGCACCAACAAGGGGGACATCGTGGACGCCGACGGGAACAAGGTGCTCCTCACCGGTGTGAACTGGTTCGGTGCCGAGACCGGGACGTTCGCCCCGCACGGACTGTGGGAGCGCAACTGGGAGTCCATGCTCGACCAGATGGTCGACACCGGGTTCAACACCATGCGCCTCCCGTACTCCAACGAGATCTTCGACAAGGCCAGCAAGCCCAACGGCATCGACTACAAGAAGAACGCCGACCTCAAGGGCCTCAACGGCGAGCAGATCATGGACAAGATCGTCGAGGGAGCCACTGACCGCGGGATGATGGTCATCCTCGACCGGCACCGTCCTGACCAGTACGGTCAGAGCGAGCTCTGGTACAACGAGAAGGTCAGCGAGAAGCAGTGGATCGCCGACTGGACCAAGCTGGCCAAGCGCTACAAGGGCAACAACCTGGTCATTGGCGCCGACCTGCACAATGAGCCGCGCGGCCAGGCCACCTGGGGCGACGGCAACCCGAAGACCGACTGGAAGATGGCCGCCGAGAAGGCCGGAAACGCGATCCACAAGGTCAACCCGGACTGGCTGATCTTCGTCGAGGGCGTTGACAAGTTCAAGGACGAGTCGTTCTGGTGGGGCGGTGAGCTGCGGGGCGCCAAGCAGCACCCGGTGAAGCTCAAGCAGCCCAACAAGGTGGTGTACTCGCCGCACGACTACGGACCGGGCGTGTACAACCAGAACTGGTTCATGGACAAGAACTTCCCCGACAACATGCCGGGCATCTGGAAGAAGCACTGGGCGTACCTCAAGCACGAGGACACCGCTCCGCTGATGCTCGGTGAGTTCGGTGGCCGGAAGACCGCGGGCAAGAGCACCGAGGCCGTGTGGCAGAACAAGCTCATGGACTACCTGAAGAAGAACGAGATCAACTACACCTACTGGTCCTGGAACCCGAACTCGGGCGACACCGGTGGCGTTCTGAAGAACGACTGGAAGACCCTGGACAAGAACAAGGTGAAGATGCTCTCCAACTACATGAACCCGCTGCCGCAGGCGGAGGCGAAGAAGTCGGAGAAGGCATCGAAGTAA
- a CDS encoding RNA polymerase sigma factor translates to MTDPDAHRQQAFADHVLPEIEVLLRVAFSLTSQPADAEDLVQETLLRAYRAVDRFDGQHPRAWLLTIMRRTAFNRHRRRRPRLLDDPDTDLERLTPHPDSPSATPEDLVVGRTFEEVVDTAFWALSLRDRQVVRLVHIDGLSYAETAELLGVPAGTVMSRLHRARKRIRDELSAAGMGPQRGDR, encoded by the coding sequence GTGACTGACCCGGACGCGCATCGGCAGCAGGCGTTTGCCGACCATGTGCTGCCGGAGATCGAGGTGCTGCTGCGGGTGGCGTTCTCCCTGACCTCGCAGCCGGCCGACGCGGAGGACCTGGTGCAGGAGACCCTGCTGCGCGCCTACAGGGCCGTCGACCGTTTCGACGGACAGCATCCACGGGCGTGGCTACTGACGATCATGCGGCGCACAGCGTTCAACAGGCACCGCCGACGCCGCCCGCGACTGCTGGACGACCCGGACACGGACCTTGAGCGACTCACACCTCACCCGGATTCTCCGAGCGCGACACCGGAGGATCTGGTGGTCGGCAGGACGTTCGAAGAAGTCGTGGACACGGCGTTCTGGGCGCTGTCGCTCCGAGACCGGCAAGTGGTGCGGCTCGTACATATCGATGGGCTGAGCTACGCGGAGACCGCCGAGCTGCTGGGCGTACCGGCGGGAACCGTGATGAGCAGGCTGCACCGGGCGCGTAAGCGGATACGGGACGAGCTGTCGGCGGCGGGGATGGGTCCACAGCGAGGTGACAGATGA
- a CDS encoding S8 family serine peptidase — MSGHQMSHRPLAHRVGVAAALTALVLTTGATAAPSGDGSLRNSEWALTELNADRAWKISRGKGVTVAVIGTGVEASHPDLRGRITGGADFGDGATDGGTRDHGTKGEQGTHAAGIIAGTARNFRGDGLRGLAPEARVLPIGVYRDGKPDVAASAKALRHAASKGAEVINVSVSFTKPHAALRKAVDYAISKDAVVVAGAGDNGRDGNGATYPAAFPGVVSVSATDQKGTVWPGSHRGKTVVLAAPGVGILTTEREGDYWTGDGTAYAAPWVAASAALLRAEHPRWTSGQVIQKLIDTAARKGEAGRDARYGFGIVDPAKALADRAKPSAAASPLTDAAVDRPESTEDPAAAAAASSDAPGLLVIGVVTLALIVLAVLSVILVSRRRTPPPAD, encoded by the coding sequence ATGTCAGGCCACCAGATGTCGCACCGTCCGCTCGCTCACCGTGTGGGAGTCGCCGCCGCGTTGACGGCACTCGTCCTCACCACAGGTGCCACGGCCGCTCCGTCCGGGGACGGATCGCTCCGCAATTCCGAGTGGGCACTCACCGAACTCAATGCCGACCGGGCTTGGAAGATCAGCCGGGGCAAGGGCGTGACCGTCGCGGTCATCGGCACCGGGGTCGAGGCATCCCACCCCGACCTCAGGGGACGGATCACCGGTGGCGCGGACTTCGGTGACGGCGCCACCGACGGCGGCACGCGCGACCACGGGACCAAAGGGGAGCAGGGCACACATGCGGCCGGCATCATCGCGGGGACGGCACGCAACTTCCGCGGTGACGGGCTGCGCGGGCTGGCGCCCGAGGCCCGGGTGCTGCCGATCGGCGTATACCGCGACGGCAAGCCCGACGTCGCCGCCAGCGCGAAGGCCCTCCGCCACGCGGCGAGCAAGGGGGCGGAGGTCATCAATGTGTCCGTGTCCTTCACCAAACCCCATGCCGCCCTGCGGAAGGCCGTCGACTACGCGATCAGCAAGGACGCCGTGGTCGTCGCCGGTGCCGGTGACAACGGCAGGGACGGTAACGGGGCGACGTATCCGGCCGCCTTCCCGGGAGTGGTCTCGGTCTCGGCCACGGACCAGAAGGGCACCGTCTGGCCCGGCTCCCACCGTGGCAAGACGGTTGTCCTGGCCGCCCCGGGTGTGGGCATCCTCACCACCGAACGGGAGGGCGACTACTGGACGGGTGACGGCACCGCGTACGCGGCACCATGGGTCGCCGCCAGCGCCGCGCTGCTGCGTGCGGAGCATCCGCGCTGGACATCCGGCCAGGTGATCCAGAAGCTGATCGACACGGCCGCTCGCAAGGGCGAGGCAGGACGAGACGCGCGCTATGGCTTCGGGATCGTCGATCCCGCCAAGGCGCTGGCGGACCGCGCCAAGCCGTCCGCAGCCGCCAGTCCGCTCACCGACGCGGCGGTGGACCGGCCGGAGAGCACCGAGGACCCCGCCGCGGCCGCGGCCGCGTCCTCGGATGCCCCCGGCCTGCTGGTCATAGGGGTGGTGACACTGGCCCTCATCGTGCTGGCCGTCCTCAGCGTCATCCTGGTCAGCCGCCGCAGGACCCCGCCGCCCGCCGACTGA
- a CDS encoding HesB/IscA family protein, with protein MSVSDETAVTTDGIILSDAAAAKVKSLLEQEGRDDLALRVAVQPGGCSGLRYQLFFDERSLDGDVVKDFDGVKVVTDRMSAPYLGGASIDFVDTIEKQGFTIDNPNASGSCACGDSFN; from the coding sequence ATGTCCGTATCGGACGAGACCGCTGTGACGACTGACGGCATCATCCTGTCGGACGCCGCCGCGGCGAAGGTCAAGAGCCTGCTTGAGCAGGAGGGCCGCGACGATCTGGCGCTGCGTGTGGCCGTCCAGCCCGGTGGCTGCTCCGGTCTGCGCTACCAGCTCTTCTTTGATGAGCGTTCGCTCGACGGCGATGTCGTCAAGGATTTTGATGGTGTCAAGGTCGTCACCGACCGGATGAGCGCCCCGTACCTGGGCGGCGCCTCCATCGACTTCGTCGACACCATCGAGAAGCAGGGCTTCACCATCGACAACCCCAACGCCTCGGGCTCCTGCGCCTGCGGCGACTCGTTCAACTGA
- the nadA gene encoding quinolinate synthase NadA, with product MNTAQPLDVQPTPLALLLLGRETDPKSERGVECPGDLPAPSDPDLVERARAAKAKLGDKVFVLGHHYQRDEVIEFADVTGDSFKLARDAVARPEAEYIVFCGVHFMAESADILTSDKQQVVLPDLAAGCSMADMATAEQVAECWDVLTEAGISEVTVPVSYMNSSADIKAFTGKHGGTICTSSNAKRALDWAFEQRDPSTGKVLFLPDQHLGRNTAVRDMGMSLDDCVVYNPHKPNGGLTAEQLKAAKMILWRGHCSVHGRFSLDSVNDVRERVPGVNVLVHPECKHEVVAAADYVGSTEHIIKTLEAAPAGSKWAIGTELNLVRRLANRYAAEGKEIVFLDKTVCFCSTMNRIDLPHLVWALESLANGTVVNRIEVDPETEKFAKLALERMLALP from the coding sequence GTGAACACCGCCCAGCCCCTGGACGTCCAGCCCACCCCGCTTGCCCTGCTGCTGCTCGGCCGGGAGACCGACCCGAAGAGCGAGCGCGGCGTGGAGTGCCCCGGCGATCTGCCAGCGCCGTCCGACCCGGACCTGGTGGAGCGCGCCCGGGCGGCCAAGGCAAAGCTCGGCGACAAGGTCTTCGTGCTCGGCCATCACTACCAGCGCGATGAGGTCATCGAGTTCGCGGATGTCACCGGCGACTCCTTCAAGCTGGCCCGGGACGCCGTCGCTCGTCCAGAGGCCGAGTACATCGTCTTCTGCGGTGTGCACTTCATGGCCGAATCGGCCGACATCCTCACCTCCGACAAGCAGCAGGTCGTGCTCCCCGATCTCGCAGCCGGCTGCTCCATGGCCGATATGGCCACCGCCGAGCAGGTCGCCGAGTGCTGGGACGTACTGACCGAGGCAGGCATATCCGAGGTCACCGTCCCGGTCTCGTATATGAACTCCTCCGCCGACATCAAGGCCTTCACCGGCAAGCACGGCGGCACGATCTGCACATCCAGCAATGCCAAGCGTGCGCTGGACTGGGCCTTCGAACAGCGCGACCCCTCGACAGGCAAGGTCCTTTTCCTGCCCGATCAGCACCTGGGCCGCAATACTGCGGTACGCGACATGGGCATGTCCCTGGACGACTGCGTCGTCTACAACCCGCACAAGCCGAACGGCGGGCTGACAGCCGAGCAGCTGAAGGCCGCCAAGATGATCCTGTGGCGGGGCCACTGCTCGGTGCACGGCCGCTTCTCGCTGGATTCGGTCAACGACGTCCGCGAGCGCGTCCCCGGCGTCAATGTGCTGGTGCACCCCGAGTGCAAGCACGAGGTTGTCGCCGCCGCCGACTACGTCGGGTCGACCGAGCACATCATCAAGACCCTGGAGGCCGCGCCCGCGGGCTCCAAGTGGGCGATCGGCACCGAGCTCAACCTGGTACGGCGGCTGGCGAACCGTTACGCCGCCGAGGGCAAGGAGATCGTCTTCCTCGATAAGACGGTGTGCTTCTGCTCGACCATGAACCGCATCGATCTGCCGCATCTGGTCTGGGCGCTGGAATCGCTGGCGAACGGCACGGTCGTCAACCGGATCGAGGTCGACCCGGAGACCGAGAAGTTCGCCAAGCTGGCGCTTGAGCGGATGCTGGCCCTTCCGTAA
- a CDS encoding glycoside hydrolase family 6 protein codes for MSGQQSRWRLWHVRDQVYLLTVALLAMVVTAVAAVQVGPGGLGGMTGWPSQTRPAFPASTRFYVDPENPAARWAREHPHDRRAAVIRNRIAAQPQAAWFTHPDPGMVRRQMRTVVHAARARAMVPVLVAYAIPQRDCEEKSTGGTGDLAAYRSWIDSFARGLGRGTAVVILEPDALALMGCLDPRQRSDRYKALRFAARTLDRHAPGARVYYDAGNSGWHPARTMAERLSRAGFTEYGDGIALNVSNFNATRDEVRYGLSVLQKAGSGEERGSRLGVVIDTSRNGAGPTRDRRFCDPPGRELGTPPTADTGIDRIDAYLWVKHPGQADGCIAEAGTFVPGYAYRLAD; via the coding sequence GTGAGCGGACAACAGTCCCGTTGGCGGCTGTGGCACGTCCGGGACCAGGTGTACCTGCTGACCGTGGCTCTCCTGGCGATGGTGGTCACGGCGGTGGCCGCGGTGCAGGTGGGGCCGGGCGGGCTGGGCGGTATGACCGGCTGGCCATCCCAGACGCGGCCTGCCTTCCCCGCCAGTACGCGGTTCTACGTCGACCCCGAGAACCCGGCCGCGCGCTGGGCGCGGGAGCACCCCCACGACCGTCGCGCCGCAGTCATCCGCAACCGCATCGCCGCACAGCCACAGGCCGCCTGGTTCACCCATCCGGACCCGGGGATGGTCCGGCGCCAGATGCGGACCGTGGTCCACGCGGCCCGGGCCCGTGCCATGGTCCCGGTCCTTGTCGCCTACGCGATCCCGCAGCGGGACTGTGAGGAGAAGAGCACCGGCGGCACCGGAGATCTGGCCGCCTACCGAAGCTGGATCGACAGTTTCGCGCGGGGCCTCGGCAGGGGCACCGCCGTGGTCATCCTGGAACCGGACGCGCTCGCGCTGATGGGCTGTCTGGACCCGCGGCAGCGGTCGGACCGGTACAAGGCCCTGCGCTTCGCAGCCCGCACCCTGGACCGGCACGCTCCCGGTGCCCGGGTGTACTACGACGCCGGGAACTCCGGCTGGCACCCCGCCCGCACCATGGCTGAGCGCCTGAGCCGGGCCGGTTTCACCGAGTACGGGGACGGCATCGCCCTGAATGTCTCGAACTTCAACGCCACCCGCGACGAGGTCCGCTACGGCCTGTCCGTCCTCCAGAAGGCGGGCTCGGGGGAGGAGCGCGGCTCCCGGCTGGGCGTGGTGATCGACACCAGCCGTAACGGCGCCGGGCCGACCCGGGACCGCCGGTTCTGCGACCCGCCGGGCCGTGAGCTGGGCACGCCACCCACCGCCGACACCGGCATCGACCGGATCGACGCATATCTGTGGGTGAAGCATCCGGGACAGGCGGACGGCTGTATCGCCGAGGCGGGCACCTTCGTGCCCGGTTACGCCTATCGCCTGGCCGACTGA
- a CDS encoding zf-HC2 domain-containing protein codes for MSTTLLQSYLDRETDAATARHVGAHLDECHHCDRDARTFQQLRSSLTRHGGPDEAAVGRLHDFAHSLLRGGGDESAEKAPEPGA; via the coding sequence TTGAGCACAACGCTGCTCCAGTCGTATCTGGACCGCGAGACAGATGCCGCGACCGCCCGCCATGTGGGCGCTCACCTGGATGAATGCCACCACTGTGACCGGGATGCGCGGACCTTTCAGCAGCTGAGGAGTTCTCTGACGCGCCATGGCGGGCCGGACGAGGCCGCGGTGGGCCGACTGCACGACTTCGCCCACTCCCTGCTACGGGGCGGAGGGGATGAGAGCGCGGAGAAGGCTCCTGAGCCGGGAGCCTGA
- a CDS encoding glycosyltransferase, which produces MILVYAALVTISVLLTVQSAHVLYMMLYTWDQPKAEKRARAPERFLPPQYSFSVLLPARHEEDVIQTTIDRVVHADYPTELLQVFVICSVDDTGTIAEAREKIDELRRAGLRNVDVVVFDDKPVNKPHGLNAALPHTSHDVVTIFDAEDDIHPAIFNLVNTIMVDDGVNVVQAGVQLMNFQSRWYSALNVLEYFFWFKSRLHYHAHYGSVPLGGNTVFFKRDLLVRLGGWDDRNLTEDADIGLRLSGMGERVRVVYDDRYVTKEETPPTLGQFIKQRTRWSQGFMQTLSKGTWKQMPTRQQRWLAFYVLAFPHGQALLGFYLLFSVGMILVLKVPVVIALVSYLPVLLLTAHFLTAVAGLYEFTEAHGLEASPKAVLRMAIAWYPYQILLAYAAVRAMRRQLLGRHDWEKTQHVGAHRIQPGKSDSHAV; this is translated from the coding sequence ATGATCCTGGTCTACGCGGCACTGGTAACCATCTCGGTACTGCTCACGGTGCAGTCGGCCCATGTGCTGTACATGATGCTCTATACATGGGACCAGCCCAAGGCTGAGAAGAGGGCCAGAGCACCGGAACGTTTCCTGCCGCCGCAATACTCCTTCAGCGTCCTGCTGCCTGCCCGGCACGAGGAAGATGTCATCCAGACCACGATCGACCGGGTGGTGCACGCCGACTACCCAACCGAGCTGCTGCAGGTCTTCGTGATCTGCTCGGTGGACGACACCGGCACCATAGCGGAGGCACGCGAGAAGATCGACGAGCTGCGCCGGGCGGGCCTGCGGAACGTCGATGTGGTCGTTTTCGATGACAAGCCGGTCAATAAACCGCATGGGCTCAACGCGGCCCTGCCACACACCAGCCATGATGTGGTGACGATCTTCGACGCGGAGGACGACATCCACCCCGCGATCTTCAATCTGGTGAACACCATCATGGTCGACGATGGCGTCAATGTGGTTCAGGCCGGCGTCCAGCTGATGAACTTCCAGTCCCGCTGGTACTCAGCGCTCAATGTTCTCGAGTATTTCTTCTGGTTCAAAAGCCGGCTGCACTACCACGCCCACTATGGCTCCGTCCCGCTGGGCGGCAACACCGTCTTCTTCAAGCGCGATCTGCTGGTGCGTCTCGGCGGCTGGGACGACCGCAATCTCACCGAGGACGCCGATATCGGGCTGCGCCTGTCCGGCATGGGCGAACGAGTGCGGGTGGTCTACGACGACCGCTATGTGACCAAAGAGGAGACGCCTCCGACACTGGGGCAGTTCATCAAGCAGCGCACCCGATGGAGCCAGGGGTTTATGCAGACCCTGAGCAAGGGCACCTGGAAGCAGATGCCCACCCGGCAGCAGCGCTGGCTCGCCTTCTATGTGCTGGCGTTCCCGCACGGGCAGGCACTGCTCGGCTTCTACCTGCTGTTCTCCGTGGGCATGATCCTCGTACTCAAGGTGCCGGTGGTGATCGCCCTGGTCTCCTATCTGCCCGTGCTGCTGCTCACGGCACACTTTCTGACCGCCGTGGCAGGCCTGTACGAGTTCACCGAGGCCCACGGACTCGAGGCGTCGCCCAAGGCGGTCCTCCGGATGGCGATCGCCTGGTACCCGTATCAGATTCTCCTCGCCTACGCGGCGGTGCGCGCCATGCGACGGCAGCTGCTCGGCCGGCACGACTGGGAGAAGACCCAGCATGTGGGCGCCCACCGAATCCAGCCCGGAAAGTCGGATTCACATGCCGTATGA
- a CDS encoding response regulator transcription factor, producing the protein MHRVLVVEHHPQVLDALADLVAEEPGFELAGVAGTAREAISLARHLNPDVVLIDVDKPEWKTDRLDHSLAELLPEAVFIRLSALADNAEKDCLKSPASTLRSVPKTAIPDLLRSFAE; encoded by the coding sequence ATGCACAGAGTTCTCGTTGTGGAGCACCACCCTCAGGTATTGGATGCACTTGCCGACCTCGTGGCGGAAGAGCCCGGATTTGAACTCGCCGGAGTTGCCGGAACAGCTCGTGAAGCAATTTCACTGGCCCGTCACCTCAACCCGGACGTGGTGCTGATCGACGTGGACAAGCCGGAATGGAAAACAGACCGGCTGGACCACTCGCTTGCTGAACTGCTCCCGGAGGCCGTGTTCATCCGGCTGTCCGCTCTCGCTGATAACGCCGAAAAAGACTGTCTGAAGTCTCCAGCGAGCACGCTCCGAAGCGTCCCGAAAACGGCCATCCCCGATCTCCTCAGGAGTTTCGCCGAATGA
- a CDS encoding dihydrolipoyl dehydrogenase family protein, which yields MYQDKEDERMTQETDVVVVGMGAGGERVAGRLAESGLDVVGVEGELVCGERPYWACVPSKMMLRAARLLAEARRVPGMAGQVRTSADYGPVATRVRAEAADDWNDQVAADRFTARGGRLARGHGRLAGPGRVDVDGEVFAARRGVVVATGSRPWIPPVTGLDRVPYWTHRDAVSIKEPPGSLIVLGGGVVGLELAQAFAPFGTAVTIVETQRRLLSAEEPEAGELIARVLRAEGLTVRTDTRAAAVRHRPDGFFVRLDTGEEITAEQLLVAAGRRANLEGLGLETVGLDPRARALEVDEQLLAAHALWAVGDVTGRGASTHMAMYQADIVVRAVLGAPGPDADYRALPRVTFTDPEVGAVGLTEAQAREKGLRVRTGGAELSSSARGRIHGQAGEGLVKLVEDADRGVLVGATAMGPAGSEVLYGLAMAVQAEVPVERLRHMIYAYPTFHRAVRDALAALC from the coding sequence ATGTATCAGGACAAAGAGGATGAGCGGATGACGCAGGAAACCGATGTGGTGGTCGTCGGGATGGGGGCGGGCGGCGAACGGGTGGCCGGGCGGCTGGCCGAGTCCGGCCTGGATGTGGTCGGAGTTGAAGGGGAGCTGGTCTGCGGGGAACGCCCGTACTGGGCGTGCGTACCGAGCAAGATGATGCTCCGGGCCGCCCGGCTGCTCGCCGAGGCCCGGCGGGTCCCCGGCATGGCCGGGCAGGTGCGGACTTCGGCGGACTACGGCCCGGTAGCCACCCGGGTCCGCGCCGAGGCGGCCGACGACTGGAACGACCAGGTGGCCGCGGACCGGTTCACCGCCAGGGGCGGCCGTCTGGCGCGCGGGCATGGACGGCTGGCCGGGCCGGGCCGGGTCGATGTCGACGGTGAGGTGTTCGCCGCCCGGCGCGGGGTGGTGGTCGCTACCGGGAGCCGCCCGTGGATCCCTCCGGTGACGGGTCTGGACCGGGTGCCGTACTGGACGCACCGCGACGCGGTGTCCATCAAGGAACCGCCCGGTTCCTTGATCGTGCTCGGCGGTGGTGTCGTCGGCCTTGAGCTCGCCCAGGCCTTCGCACCCTTTGGCACCGCGGTCACCATCGTGGAGACGCAGCGGCGGCTGCTGTCGGCCGAGGAGCCGGAGGCCGGTGAGCTGATCGCCCGGGTACTGCGCGCCGAGGGGCTTACCGTGCGTACGGATACCCGGGCCGCGGCGGTGCGGCACCGCCCTGACGGCTTTTTCGTCCGTCTCGACACCGGTGAGGAAATTACCGCCGAGCAACTGCTGGTCGCCGCCGGTCGGCGCGCCAACCTGGAGGGTCTCGGCCTGGAGACGGTCGGACTCGATCCGCGGGCCCGGGCGCTGGAGGTCGACGAACAGCTGCTCGCCGCCCATGCGCTGTGGGCCGTCGGGGATGTGACCGGGCGGGGCGCGTCCACCCATATGGCGATGTACCAGGCTGACATTGTCGTACGGGCGGTCCTCGGCGCACCGGGCCCGGACGCCGACTACCGGGCGCTGCCCCGGGTCACCTTCACCGACCCGGAGGTCGGTGCGGTGGGCCTGACCGAGGCGCAGGCCCGCGAGAAGGGGCTACGGGTGCGCACTGGCGGCGCCGAGCTGTCGTCCTCGGCACGCGGCCGGATCCACGGACAGGCCGGCGAAGGCCTGGTCAAGCTGGTCGAGGACGCGGACAGGGGTGTGCTGGTCGGCGCGACAGCCATGGGCCCCGCCGGTAGCGAGGTGCTCTACGGGCTGGCGATGGCGGTGCAGGCCGAGGTGCCGGTCGAGCGGCTGCGGCACATGATCTACGCCTATCCGACCTTCCACCGGGCCGTGCGGGACGCCTTGGCGGCACTGTGCTGA
- a CDS encoding GtrA family protein translates to MLLRTPLAKTSVTGRILRFAVVGGMGAIVNTTALYLLYRWVRLPLLTASALAVELAVVHNYLLNDWWTFSVRAPSIRRFVKFNVSVLGGLAVNVFLVWLLALHLDVYFLLANGVGIGAAFAVNFLSSAGWVWGRRSR, encoded by the coding sequence ATGCTGTTGCGAACACCCCTGGCGAAGACCTCTGTCACCGGCCGCATCCTCAGATTCGCGGTCGTTGGCGGAATGGGGGCGATCGTCAACACCACCGCCCTGTACCTGCTGTACCGATGGGTGCGCCTGCCGCTCCTGACGGCTTCAGCGCTCGCCGTCGAACTCGCCGTGGTTCACAACTACTTGCTGAACGACTGGTGGACCTTTTCCGTACGCGCCCCGTCCATCAGGCGGTTTGTGAAGTTCAATGTGTCCGTACTGGGCGGCCTCGCCGTCAATGTTTTCCTCGTCTGGCTGCTGGCCCTCCACCTGGATGTGTACTTCTTGCTGGCGAACGGCGTCGGAATCGGTGCCGCCTTCGCGGTCAACTTTCTGTCCAGCGCGGGCTGGGTGTGGGGGAGGCGAAGCCGATGA
- a CDS encoding DoxX family protein has translation MRSSSFPINSHLEVVVDILVFIGRILFVILFFTSAFGHLGQTEKMVEYTKSKGVPAPRPMTLGSGFLLLIAGLSILFGVWADLGALLLFFFLVATAVLMHPFWKEKTTGGRELEMINFQKDLALAGASLMLFALFAYAGSDLGLMISRPAVSLG, from the coding sequence ATGAGAAGTTCGTCGTTTCCGATCAACTCTCACCTGGAGGTCGTCGTGGACATCCTGGTATTCATCGGCCGGATCCTCTTCGTGATCCTTTTCTTCACCTCCGCGTTCGGCCATCTGGGTCAGACCGAGAAGATGGTGGAGTACACCAAGTCCAAGGGTGTTCCGGCTCCCCGCCCCATGACGCTCGGCAGCGGCTTTCTGCTGCTCATCGCGGGATTGAGCATCCTGTTCGGGGTGTGGGCGGACCTCGGGGCGCTGCTGCTGTTCTTCTTCCTGGTCGCGACCGCGGTGCTGATGCACCCGTTCTGGAAGGAGAAGACCACCGGGGGGCGTGAGCTGGAGATGATCAACTTCCAGAAGGACCTCGCGCTTGCCGGAGCCTCGCTCATGCTGTTCGCGCTCTTCGCGTACGCCGGCAGCGACCTCGGCCTGATGATCAGTCGCCCGGCCGTCTCACTCGGCTGA